The Ammoniphilus sp. CFH 90114 nucleotide sequence ATATGTCTCGCATTAATCAGCAACGTGGACAGGATGACCGGCCAGCCGAAAATCCCTTGTTTAATCAGACCAAGCGCTGCAAATTGAGAGGACGCCCCGTTCACCATCATCGATAAAGCTACCGTTTCGGTCCAAGACAACCCCATTTGCCGGGCAATCACCGCATAGACGATCCCATCGAAAAATCCACTGGCTACAATCGGGAACGTATCCCACATCCCTTGTATAAAGGGTCGTTCTCTTTTCTCCGCAAGAGTCGTAGCTTCCATCTTCATCTTCCGATAGGCTTAACCCACAGATTCATATCCTCCAGTTTGTCAAAGATGTTGCAGTTCTTCGTTAATCTTCCCGTATACTCATACCCCAGTTGATGAAACACCGCATTCATCCCAAACGACAGAGCCCGTGCCAAAGAATAATGACAGTAAATATGCCTGCTGATCAACTCTTCCTCCAACGCGTGGATGAGGATCTTCATCAACCCATGCTTTCGGTGTTCCGGCAACGTCGCGCAGTCCGTCATTTCCGCATTGTTATACGCCGAGTTGATCTCCGCGGAGGCAGCCGCTACAATTTGTCCCCCGCACTCAATCACTTGAAAAACCGTACCTTCTTCCATCATCTTCTGAACATAATCCGGCTGATCCATTGGTGTTGGATAGATCGGAAAAACGATTCGATACAAATCCGCCAGTTTTTTGGCATCCATTTTTTCTGCTAATCGAATAGAATAACCGTCTGGAAGCACAGGAATCTTCGAGGCTGAATCCATCTGCCCTACTTGGTGCAAAATCTCATCTTCTTCCATCCAGTACTCACTCGTCCGACGTTCATCCGTAAAATACAAGGCCAAACTGTAAGCATCACTGCCATTAAAGTAGCCTTTAAATACCCCTTCGATCATATACCCGCGAGAGAGCAGAGCCCCGACATCCTCCCAGCGTGTCTTAATAAACACCTTCGAGCAGCTATGCTCTTTCGCCAATTCACGAACCCGATCCGCCGCCGAGAGAGCGCTCCCACGAAAATCATCCACCCGTAATCTCTCATTGGCAAAATCCAAATAAACCTCCATGGTAAAATCCGGTCCTGTCTCTGTTCGGCTTACATACGGTATCTCTAGCATGACCCAAAATCCCTCCTCTTCTCTATTCTAACAGGAAAAAATAACCGGAGAGTCTCCGGTTATTTTTACGTTCACGATTTAAGGGGGGCAGTTGGTCTAACAGAAATAACCGGAGTTTTTCCTGTTATTTCACCTTTCACCCCAAAAAGGAGGAAGATAAGGGGAGTTTTTCCGGCTATTAGAGGTAGCAGCCTACTTCTAGCCTCATTTTGAGCAAATAAAGGAAATTTCCCCTGCTATTTTCGCCCAAATTCCCCTATTCTTAAAAATAACCGGAATTCCTCCTGTTAACTACTCCCCAACACCCCTCCGCCACCTATTTCAAAGAAAATATATTCTTCAATGGAGCCTTCAACAATTCATCATACGTAAATTGGTCTGGATACTCTGATAGGTCACTCATATACAAAGCATCTTCCACTTTTTGATTCACCGCATCGGCCAAGTAAGATCCACAGGAGGGGCAGGAGAGAGCCGGCACCTGCAGGATCTGCACCGATCTCCTTCCGTCTGGCATCACCCAGTAGCAATCCTTCAGGGATTCTTGAGC carries:
- the ablB gene encoding putative beta-lysine N-acetyltransferase, with the protein product MLEIPYVSRTETGPDFTMEVYLDFANERLRVDDFRGSALSAADRVRELAKEHSCSKVFIKTRWEDVGALLSRGYMIEGVFKGYFNGSDAYSLALYFTDERRTSEYWMEEDEILHQVGQMDSASKIPVLPDGYSIRLAEKMDAKKLADLYRIVFPIYPTPMDQPDYVQKMMEEGTVFQVIECGGQIVAAASAEINSAYNNAEMTDCATLPEHRKHGLMKILIHALEEELISRHIYCHYSLARALSFGMNAVFHQLGYEYTGRLTKNCNIFDKLEDMNLWVKPIGR
- a CDS encoding YokU family protein; translated protein: MECLWCEKPTAQESLKDCYWVMPDGRRSVQILQVPALSCPSCGSYLADAVNQKVEDALYMSDLSEYPDQFTYDELLKAPLKNIFSLK